The proteins below come from a single Parageobacillus toebii NBRC 107807 genomic window:
- a CDS encoding MerR family transcriptional regulator: protein MELKTSSVAKRLGVSPKTIQRWVKKYNVPCQKNEAGHYVFDAEAVALLEQIKFEQGAALEPCINQENPQHPFSADELFNVYIEPQLNEFTSRLQNIEKKLNEKADDIVSVQLLHHRREIEELASQLHSLEQRIARLEEDVNREQAIITENAKQKPKRRGISRIMSLFV from the coding sequence ATGGAGTTAAAAACAAGCAGTGTCGCGAAGCGTCTTGGTGTATCACCGAAAACGATTCAGCGCTGGGTAAAGAAATATAATGTTCCGTGCCAAAAAAACGAAGCGGGACACTACGTATTCGATGCCGAAGCGGTTGCCTTGCTAGAACAAATTAAATTTGAACAAGGCGCTGCCCTAGAACCATGCATCAATCAAGAAAATCCGCAACATCCATTCTCCGCTGACGAGTTGTTCAACGTTTATATCGAACCACAGCTCAATGAGTTTACCTCCCGCCTCCAAAATATCGAAAAAAAGCTCAACGAAAAAGCGGACGATATCGTTTCCGTTCAGCTTTTGCATCATCGCCGAGAAATTGAAGAACTAGCCTCCCAGCTTCATTCACTCGAACAACGTATTGCCCGCTTAGAAGAAGACGTTAATAGAGAACAAGCGATTATAACGGAAAATGCAAAGCAAAAACCGAAACGCCGTGGCATCAGCCGCATTATGAGTCTATTTGTATAA
- a CDS encoding IS200/IS605 family accessory protein TnpB-related protein codes for MKKAYFSRRLYKSEIDILHVTETSYALELFNQAKRFAFQTLVREKRWGRKLHQESLHIVVKKKYGLNDYFTNSAVREANALFSSRMELNKMYIQQTEEKIKDVKKKLKTERTKLTTLRKIKENCIKGNLRFPKNTNFVLQKSGIISLEVKNRSLIWMNSYLFEHRYLDVKMKRTKAKIGRLKHRLDRLEQKKMKLKEHIPSAVFGGKKLFKQQFTKEELIKDHEAWRKRFLAARNKEMIISGRKDAGSGNFVFHYNPETNELHMTSVTGKAVTFPRVVFPYGQEIVNKAVTEQIQCKNKKEYGKPISWSIEDHGEYYIIKCLVDVESNPYIHFSTSDGVIGVDCNYNHIAWTDVSKDGNFLESGKLLFSIEGKTSGQITKIIEAEAIALVDIAVRKKKPIVLEKLDTTLSKAGNNYGNKKANRMKSMFAYRKMIQAIQSRADKMGVAVIEVNPAFTSVSGKLKYMRKFGISIHQAAAFTIGRRGLGYKEKTPKVLKKYVPKDASHHWKHWSILDKKFLVRTHTLYHLFNVNQPYQEIDVFHPLLLEEEKRQLIKALAS; via the coding sequence ATGAAAAAAGCGTATTTTTCGAGAAGATTGTATAAATCCGAAATAGATATCCTTCATGTTACAGAAACATCTTATGCATTAGAGTTATTCAATCAAGCGAAACGTTTCGCTTTTCAAACGCTGGTCCGAGAAAAACGATGGGGACGAAAATTACATCAAGAAAGCTTGCATATCGTTGTGAAGAAAAAGTACGGACTGAACGATTATTTCACCAACAGTGCAGTTCGAGAAGCAAATGCTCTTTTCTCCTCTCGAATGGAATTAAATAAAATGTACATTCAACAGACAGAAGAAAAAATAAAAGATGTGAAGAAAAAACTGAAAACAGAACGAACCAAACTGACAACATTACGCAAAATCAAAGAAAATTGCATCAAAGGAAACTTACGGTTTCCAAAAAATACAAACTTTGTTTTGCAGAAGAGCGGAATCATCTCTCTTGAAGTAAAGAACAGATCTTTGATTTGGATGAATTCCTATTTGTTTGAACATCGTTATTTAGATGTGAAAATGAAACGGACGAAAGCAAAAATCGGCCGTTTAAAACATCGTTTAGATCGATTAGAACAAAAGAAAATGAAATTAAAAGAACACATCCCAAGTGCCGTGTTCGGAGGAAAGAAGTTGTTTAAACAGCAATTTACGAAAGAAGAGCTTATCAAGGATCACGAAGCTTGGAGAAAACGCTTTTTAGCTGCCCGAAATAAAGAAATGATCATCTCCGGCCGGAAAGATGCTGGTTCTGGGAATTTTGTATTCCATTACAATCCAGAAACCAATGAATTGCATATGACCTCTGTAACAGGAAAGGCAGTCACTTTTCCTCGAGTGGTGTTTCCATACGGTCAAGAGATCGTAAATAAAGCGGTGACAGAACAAATCCAATGCAAAAACAAAAAAGAGTATGGAAAACCCATTTCTTGGTCTATCGAAGATCACGGGGAATACTATATCATCAAATGTTTGGTGGATGTAGAATCAAATCCATATATTCATTTTTCTACTTCCGATGGAGTTATTGGTGTGGATTGTAACTATAATCACATCGCTTGGACGGATGTTTCGAAAGATGGTAACTTTTTGGAAAGCGGAAAACTTTTGTTTTCGATAGAAGGAAAAACTTCTGGTCAGATTACGAAAATCATTGAAGCAGAAGCCATTGCTTTAGTGGATATTGCGGTTCGAAAGAAAAAACCTATTGTGTTGGAAAAATTGGATACTACTTTATCCAAAGCAGGAAATAACTACGGCAACAAAAAAGCAAATCGGATGAAAAGCATGTTCGCGTATCGAAAAATGATCCAAGCGATCCAAAGCCGTGCCGATAAAATGGGTGTTGCTGTGATAGAAGTGAATCCGGCTTTTACTTCTGTCTCTGGAAAACTGAAATATATGCGCAAATTCGGTATCTCTATCCACCAAGCAGCGGCATTTACGATCGGCCGTCGAGGATTGGGATATAAAGAAAAAACTCCAAAGGTGCTTAAAAAGTATGTCCCGAAAGATGCTTCTCATCATTGGAAGCATTGGTCTATTTTGGATAAGAAGTTTTTGGTTCGTACACATACACTATACCATCTTTTTAATGTGAACCAACCATATCAAGAGATAGATGTATTTCATCCATTGTTGTTAGAAGAAGAAAAACGCCAATTAATAAAAGCTTTAGCTTCATAA
- a CDS encoding S41 family peptidase, which produces MNKKTTAILMALSMLVGAGGTYAGMQLAAPDSDREITLVEPDKAATNDDEKELKKVEQAYELIKKRYVEKVDDDKLIQGAIQGMISTLNDPYSVYMDEETSEQFTESLDSSFEGIGAEVSMINGKVTIVAPIKNSPAEKAGLKPNDQILRVNGESLEGLDLYEAVLKIRGEKGTTVQLDILRPGVKEVIKVKVVRDEIPIETVYDSVKTYNGKKVGYLEVTSFSENTAKDFKKKLAKLESEHIDGLIIDVRGNPGGYLQSVEEILKQFIPKDKPYVQVEERNGDKQRFYSDLTKKKPYPIAVLIDKGSASASEILASAMKEAGGYKLVGETSFGKGTVQQAIPMGDGSNIKLTLYKWLTPDGHWIHKKGVKPDVEVKQPDYFHVSPLHIEKELSFDMNNEQVKSAQQMLKGLGFDPGRTDGYFSKETESAVKAFQKANKLPQTGKIDKNTAEVLQAKVMDAIRDDNNDVQLKTAMKVLFH; this is translated from the coding sequence GTGAATAAAAAAACAACCGCAATACTTATGGCTTTATCGATGCTAGTTGGTGCCGGGGGAACATATGCCGGCATGCAGCTTGCAGCGCCTGACAGCGATCGTGAAATAACACTGGTCGAGCCAGATAAAGCGGCAACGAACGATGACGAGAAAGAACTGAAGAAAGTCGAACAAGCTTATGAGCTGATTAAAAAACGCTATGTTGAAAAAGTTGATGATGATAAACTCATCCAAGGCGCAATTCAAGGAATGATTAGCACGCTGAACGACCCGTATTCTGTCTATATGGATGAAGAAACAAGCGAACAATTTACGGAGTCGCTTGACTCTTCGTTTGAAGGAATCGGTGCCGAGGTAAGCATGATTAACGGAAAAGTCACGATTGTCGCACCAATTAAAAACTCACCGGCAGAAAAAGCGGGATTAAAACCGAATGATCAAATTTTGCGGGTGAATGGCGAGAGTCTAGAAGGGCTTGATTTATATGAAGCCGTGTTGAAAATTCGCGGGGAAAAAGGGACGACGGTACAATTGGATATTCTTCGCCCCGGCGTAAAAGAAGTGATTAAAGTAAAAGTAGTCCGCGACGAAATTCCGATTGAAACGGTTTATGATTCGGTAAAAACGTATAACGGGAAAAAAGTCGGCTATTTAGAAGTAACATCGTTTTCCGAAAATACAGCAAAAGATTTTAAAAAGAAATTAGCGAAATTAGAAAGCGAGCATATCGATGGGTTAATCATTGATGTGCGCGGCAACCCAGGCGGCTATTTGCAAAGTGTGGAAGAAATTTTAAAACAATTCATTCCGAAAGATAAACCATATGTACAAGTCGAAGAACGCAATGGCGATAAACAACGTTTTTATTCCGATTTAACGAAGAAAAAACCGTATCCGATCGCCGTGTTAATTGACAAAGGCAGCGCATCCGCTTCAGAAATTTTAGCCAGCGCTATGAAAGAAGCGGGAGGATATAAGCTCGTTGGTGAAACATCGTTCGGAAAAGGAACGGTGCAGCAAGCGATTCCGATGGGGGATGGCAGCAACATTAAATTAACGCTCTATAAATGGCTGACGCCGGATGGCCATTGGATTCATAAAAAAGGTGTTAAGCCGGACGTTGAAGTAAAGCAGCCGGATTACTTCCACGTTAGTCCGCTTCATATCGAAAAAGAGCTTTCCTTTGATATGAACAATGAGCAAGTAAAAAGTGCGCAACAAATGTTAAAGGGACTTGGATTTGACCCTGGCCGCACCGACGGCTACTTCAGCAAAGAAACTGAGTCGGCGGTAAAAGCATTCCAAAAGGCAAATAAACTCCCGCAAACCGGAAAAATCGATAAAAACACAGCCGAAGTATTACAAGCAAAAGTGATGGACGCCATTCGCGACGACAACAATGATGTACAACTAAAAACAGCGATGAAAGTGCTGTTTCATTGA
- a CDS encoding pirin family protein yields the protein MIQVYPAQSRYYADYGWLKTYHSFSFGDYYDPNNIHFGPLRVLNDDFVAPLRGFGAHPHQEMEIVSIVLKGYLKHEDSTGHTATTTFGGVQRMSAGTGIVHSEMNPSPTEEVNFLQLWFLPEVRGLTPSYERTTFDVAKMKNALLPVVTKNPSSPGIAHIHQDATIYLSDLEAGRELIFTQQEGRRIFFFVIEGDVALNGETTLHKRDSARITETPILRIASENGARFMLIDLP from the coding sequence ATGATTCAAGTATATCCTGCGCAATCCCGCTATTATGCGGATTATGGATGGTTAAAGACGTATCATAGCTTTTCTTTTGGCGACTACTATGATCCTAATAACATTCATTTCGGCCCGCTGCGCGTATTAAACGACGATTTTGTCGCTCCGCTTAGAGGGTTTGGCGCCCATCCTCATCAAGAAATGGAAATCGTTTCGATTGTATTAAAAGGCTATTTAAAGCATGAGGACAGCACAGGACATACCGCGACGACAACGTTTGGCGGCGTGCAGCGGATGTCGGCAGGGACAGGAATTGTTCACTCTGAAATGAATCCATCGCCAACGGAAGAAGTGAATTTTTTGCAGCTATGGTTTTTGCCTGAAGTCCGAGGGTTGACGCCATCGTACGAGCGGACGACGTTTGATGTGGCGAAAATGAAAAACGCGTTGCTTCCGGTGGTGACGAAAAATCCTTCGTCTCCAGGAATTGCCCATATTCATCAAGATGCAACGATTTACCTTTCCGATTTAGAAGCAGGGCGCGAGCTTATATTTACGCAACAAGAGGGAAGAAGAATCTTTTTCTTTGTTATTGAAGGAGATGTTGCATTAAACGGAGAAACAACGTTGCATAAGCGTGATTCCGCGCGAATTACGGAAACGCCGATACTCCGTATTGCATCAGAAAATGGCGCGCGTTTTATGTTAATCGATTTACCGTAA
- a CDS encoding DoxX family protein: MAGIGLLLIRLVFGLTFAGHGAQKLFGWFGGHGLAGTAGWMESIGLKPGKMMAFAAGMSELIGGLLFALGLLTPLAALLMIVPMIVAIVKVHGPNGYWVTQNGYEYNLAIIAVAVGVALIGPGQYALDTIIFG; the protein is encoded by the coding sequence ATGGCAGGTATCGGATTATTATTAATCCGTTTAGTTTTTGGATTGACATTTGCAGGACATGGCGCCCAAAAATTGTTTGGCTGGTTTGGAGGACATGGACTTGCGGGAACGGCAGGCTGGATGGAATCCATTGGATTAAAACCAGGAAAAATGATGGCTTTTGCTGCTGGGATGAGTGAATTGATTGGCGGGCTTTTATTTGCACTAGGACTTTTGACTCCGCTTGCCGCTTTATTAATGATTGTGCCAATGATCGTGGCCATTGTGAAAGTGCATGGGCCAAACGGATATTGGGTGACGCAAAATGGGTATGAGTACAATCTTGCGATTATTGCGGTTGCTGTTGGAGTAGCATTAATCGGACCGGGGCAATATGCGCTTGATACGATTATTTTTGGATAA
- the ftsX gene encoding permease-like cell division protein FtsX has product MRISTLKRHVRESMKSLGRNGWMTFASISAVTVTLLLVGVFLVVMFNMNHFAKKIENDVEIRVHIDVTANNQDKQTLRAQIEAIPQVKEIRYSSKEQELKNLIKSFGEEGSSFRLFEQDNPLSDVYVVKTEKPTDTIKVAKQIEKFQFVHKVNYGQGQVEKLFSTLKAARNIGLVLIIGLLFTAMFLISNTIKITIFARRREIEIMRLVGATNGFIRWPFFLEGLWLGVIGAVFPIVSIMAVYYNIYKFLEPKITIPFVELLPFYPFMWQISLLLLLIGACIGVWGSMMSVRKFLKV; this is encoded by the coding sequence ATGAGGATTAGTACCCTAAAGCGCCACGTGCGGGAAAGCATGAAAAGTCTTGGCAGAAACGGCTGGATGACGTTCGCTTCCATCAGTGCGGTGACTGTTACGTTGCTATTAGTCGGCGTGTTTTTAGTTGTCATGTTTAATATGAACCATTTTGCGAAAAAAATCGAAAATGATGTCGAAATTCGCGTCCATATTGATGTAACGGCGAACAATCAAGATAAACAAACGCTTCGTGCGCAGATTGAAGCGATCCCTCAAGTGAAGGAAATACGTTATTCTTCGAAAGAACAAGAATTGAAAAATTTAATTAAAAGTTTTGGCGAAGAAGGCTCTTCGTTCCGTTTGTTTGAACAAGACAACCCGCTAAGCGATGTGTATGTGGTGAAAACAGAAAAACCGACAGACACGATCAAAGTGGCCAAACAAATTGAAAAGTTCCAGTTTGTCCACAAAGTGAACTACGGCCAAGGCCAAGTAGAAAAATTATTCAGCACGTTGAAAGCGGCGCGAAACATCGGGCTTGTGTTAATCATCGGTCTGTTGTTTACCGCGATGTTTTTAATCTCCAATACCATTAAAATTACGATTTTTGCGCGGCGGCGCGAAATTGAGATTATGAGATTAGTAGGAGCGACAAACGGATTTATTCGTTGGCCGTTTTTCTTGGAAGGATTGTGGCTTGGCGTCATCGGTGCGGTTTTTCCAATCGTGTCGATCATGGCCGTTTATTATAACATTTACAAATTTTTAGAGCCGAAAATTACGATTCCATTTGTAGAGCTTCTTCCATTTTATCCGTTTATGTGGCAAATTAGCTTGCTTTTATTGCTTATCGGTGCATGCATCGGCGTTTGGGGAAGCATGATGTCTGTCCGTAAGTTTTTGAAAGTCTGA
- the ftsE gene encoding cell division ATP-binding protein FtsE has product MIEMQDVYKTYPNGVVALNGVNVRIKQGEFVYIVGPSGAGKSTLVKMMYREEKPTSGSIMVNGVNLAKLKDSKVPLLRRHIGVVFQDFKLLPKLTVYENVAFALEVIEESPKVIRKKVMEVLELVGLKHKVRSYPDELSGGEQQRVSIARSIVNSPKIVIADEPTGNLDPETSWGIMELFEKINNRGTTIVMATHNREIVNTIRRRVIAMENGKIVRDEAKGEYGYED; this is encoded by the coding sequence ATGATTGAAATGCAAGATGTATATAAGACATATCCGAATGGCGTAGTAGCGCTAAACGGGGTGAATGTTCGCATCAAACAAGGAGAATTTGTCTATATCGTTGGACCTAGTGGTGCGGGAAAATCAACGCTTGTGAAAATGATGTACCGTGAAGAGAAACCAACAAGCGGCTCCATTATGGTCAATGGTGTAAATCTCGCTAAATTAAAAGACAGCAAAGTTCCATTATTGCGGCGACATATCGGAGTAGTGTTTCAAGACTTCAAATTGCTTCCTAAGCTAACGGTATATGAAAATGTAGCGTTTGCTTTGGAAGTAATTGAAGAATCGCCGAAAGTGATTCGCAAGAAAGTGATGGAAGTACTCGAATTAGTCGGATTAAAACATAAGGTGCGATCCTATCCAGATGAACTTTCCGGAGGAGAGCAGCAACGAGTTTCTATTGCACGCTCGATTGTGAACTCTCCTAAAATTGTGATTGCAGATGAGCCGACAGGGAATTTAGACCCAGAAACATCATGGGGGATTATGGAGTTGTTTGAAAAAATTAATAATCGCGGCACAACGATCGTCATGGCAACACATAACCGTGAAATTGTAAATACGATTAGACGCCGTGTCATCGCAATGGAAAATGGGAAAATCGTCCGTGACGAGGCGAAGGGAGAATACGGTTATGAGGATTAG
- the cccB gene encoding cytochrome c551: MKWKLAAVFLGASLALAACGGGNNATDNNNGNNGGGDTAAAAEDIYKQSCASCHGQDLSGGAGPNLQKVGSKYSKDEIKNIIEKGRGGMPAGIIKGEDADKVAEWLASKK; this comes from the coding sequence ATGAAATGGAAACTTGCTGCTGTATTTCTTGGTGCTTCTCTAGCGCTTGCGGCCTGTGGTGGCGGCAACAATGCAACGGATAATAACAATGGCAATAATGGAGGAGGGGATACCGCCGCAGCTGCAGAAGACATTTACAAACAAAGTTGCGCTTCTTGTCATGGGCAAGATTTATCAGGTGGTGCAGGGCCAAACTTACAAAAAGTTGGAAGCAAATATTCGAAAGATGAAATTAAAAACATTATTGAAAAAGGACGCGGCGGCATGCCAGCTGGCATTATAAAAGGAGAAGACGCTGATAAAGTTGCGGAATGGCTTGCGTCCAAAAAATAA
- a CDS encoding YitT family protein yields MRRRSQPLHPKVGLMMEYVYILIGSAIVAVAFNVFLLPNRVASGGVSGISTIAYAVFGWQPAYVQWALNIPLFISGVVLLGRQFGVKTLVGTLFLPFVVYLTKDVEPATHDPLLGSLFGGIGVGLGLGIVFRGKASTGGTDLAAQIIHKYTGLSLGMCVILIDGLIVLTAAFVFDIEQALYALIALYVTSKTIDLVQIGLGYSKMAMIITNEEEKVRHAILHEIDRGVTKLSGYGGYTDHERPVLMCVVQQAEFTKLKQLVKSIDPSAFVIVMNAAEVLGEGFKRT; encoded by the coding sequence ATGAGAAGAAGAAGTCAACCATTGCATCCAAAAGTGGGGCTAATGATGGAATATGTATACATATTGATTGGTTCGGCGATTGTTGCCGTGGCGTTTAATGTCTTTTTATTGCCAAACCGCGTCGCTTCTGGAGGCGTAAGCGGAATCAGTACGATCGCTTATGCGGTGTTCGGTTGGCAGCCTGCTTATGTGCAATGGGCGCTGAATATTCCTTTATTTATTTCGGGAGTTGTTTTGCTCGGTCGGCAGTTTGGCGTAAAGACACTTGTCGGCACATTGTTTTTGCCGTTTGTTGTCTATTTAACGAAAGATGTCGAGCCAGCCACCCATGATCCGCTGCTTGGTTCGTTATTTGGCGGCATTGGGGTTGGGCTTGGCCTTGGCATTGTGTTTCGCGGCAAAGCATCGACAGGCGGGACCGATTTGGCGGCGCAAATTATTCACAAATATACCGGATTGTCTCTTGGTATGTGTGTGATTCTCATTGACGGGCTAATCGTATTAACCGCTGCGTTCGTCTTTGATATTGAACAAGCGTTGTATGCACTCATTGCTCTTTATGTGACAAGCAAAACGATTGATTTAGTACAAATCGGGCTCGGCTACTCGAAAATGGCGATGATTATTACCAATGAAGAAGAAAAAGTACGTCATGCGATTTTGCATGAAATTGACCGCGGTGTGACAAAGTTGTCAGGGTACGGCGGCTATACGGATCACGAGCGCCCAGTGCTGATGTGTGTGGTGCAGCAAGCGGAGTTCACAAAATTGAAACAATTGGTCAAAAGCATTGATCCATCAGCATTTGTCATTGTTATGAACGCTGCCGAAGTGCTTGGAGAAGGTTTTAAGCGCACATAA
- the prfB gene encoding peptide chain release factor 2 (programmed frameshift), whose product MDLIEIKQELEKMAKRLAEIRGSLDLETKQARIRELEEQMAAPNFWDDQKAAQTVINEANALKDLVGEFQSLEERFENLEVTYELIKEEPDEDLQQELVAEAKKLTKDFSEFELQLLLNEPYDKNNAILELHPGAGGTESQDWASMLLRMYTRWAEKKGFKVETLDYLPGEEAGVKSVTLLIKGHNAYGYLKAEKGVHRLVRISPFDASGRRHTSFVSCEVMPEMDDDIEIEIRPEEIKVDTYRSSGAGGQHVNTTDSAVRITHIPTGIVVTCQSERSQIKNREKAMNMLKAKLYQKKLEEQQAELAEIRGEQKEIGWGNQIRSYVFHPYSLVKDHRTNVEVGNVQAVMDGEIDIFIDAYLRSKLK is encoded by the exons ATTGATCTGATCGAAATTAAGCAAGAACTTGAAAAAATGGCTAAGCGATTAGCGGAAATAAGGGGGTCTCTT GACCTCGAAACGAAACAGGCGCGCATTCGTGAATTAGAGGAACAAATGGCCGCGCCAAACTTTTGGGATGATCAAAAAGCAGCGCAAACGGTAATTAATGAAGCAAATGCGCTGAAAGATTTAGTGGGCGAGTTCCAATCACTTGAGGAGCGTTTTGAAAACTTAGAAGTGACGTATGAGTTGATCAAAGAAGAGCCGGATGAAGATTTGCAACAGGAGCTGGTCGCAGAAGCGAAAAAATTAACGAAAGATTTTAGTGAATTCGAACTCCAGCTCTTGTTAAATGAGCCATACGATAAAAACAATGCGATTTTAGAGCTTCATCCTGGCGCGGGCGGCACGGAATCCCAAGACTGGGCTTCGATGCTTTTACGAATGTATACGCGCTGGGCCGAGAAAAAAGGGTTTAAAGTCGAAACACTTGACTACTTGCCTGGCGAAGAAGCGGGAGTTAAAAGCGTCACGCTTCTCATTAAAGGGCATAACGCGTACGGCTATTTGAAAGCAGAAAAAGGCGTGCACCGGCTCGTTCGGATTTCTCCGTTTGATGCGTCTGGCCGCCGCCATACATCGTTTGTTTCTTGCGAAGTTATGCCGGAGATGGATGACGATATTGAAATTGAAATTCGTCCGGAAGAGATTAAAGTCGATACGTACCGCTCTAGCGGCGCCGGAGGCCAGCACGTCAACACGACCGATTCTGCTGTGCGCATTACCCATATTCCGACTGGCATTGTCGTCACGTGCCAATCGGAGCGCTCGCAAATTAAAAACCGCGAAAAAGCGATGAACATGTTAAAGGCGAAGCTGTATCAAAAGAAACTTGAAGAGCAGCAGGCCGAGCTTGCCGAAATTCGCGGCGAACAAAAAGAAATCGGCTGGGGGAACCAAATTCGTTCCTATGTCTTCCATCCTTACTCGCTTGTCAAAGACCACCGTACGAACGTCGAAGTTGGAAACGTGCAGGCAGTAATGGATGGCGAAATCGATATCTTTATTGACGCCTACTTGCGTTCCAAACTCAAATAA